Proteins co-encoded in one Fusarium musae strain F31 chromosome 3, whole genome shotgun sequence genomic window:
- a CDS encoding hypothetical protein (EggNog:ENOG41~BUSCO:EOG092653KS), with amino-acid sequence MVGSILRQFFSPATRRPLTTALSTPPSRLIQPTLRTFTTSAPRAFAPTTARPATLNQVLRGIRKGKRARHAVSPALSNTNCPALKGVCLRVGVVRPKKPNSGERKTARVKLSTGAVVTAYIPGEGHNIQQHSVVLVRGGRAQDCPGVRYHLVRGALDLGGVASRTTSRSKYGTKKPKKATVG; translated from the exons ATGGTCGGCTCCATCCTCCGCCAGTTCTTCTCCCCGGCGACACGTCGTCCCCTCACCACAGccctctcaacaccaccaagccGGCTGATCCAACCAACCCTCCGAACATTCACAACCTCAGCACCCCGCGCATTCGCTCCCACAACAGCTCGTCCAGCGACATTGAACCAAGTCCTCCGCGGTATCCGAAAGGGCAAGCGCGCTCGTCACGCTGTCTCACCTGCTCTGTCCAACACAAACTGTCCCGCTCTCAAGGGTGTCTGTCTgcgtgttggtgttgttcgACCCAAGAAGCCCAACTCTGGTGAGCGAAAGACCGCTCGTGTAAAGCTTTCCACTGGAGCTGTTGTTACGGCGTATATCCCTGGCGAGGGACACAATATTCAGCAGCATAGTGTTGTGTTGGTACGAGGCGGACGTGCACAGGATTGTCCTGGTGTGAGATACCATCTTGTTCGAGGAGCTCTGGATCTG GGTGGTGTTGCGAGCCGAACAACAAGTCGAAGCAAGTACGGcaccaagaagccaaagaaggcCACAGTTGGTTAA
- the MNT1 gene encoding Glycolipid 2-alpha-mannosyltransferase 1 (EggNog:ENOG41~CAZy:GT15): MAAGHTRYVRYIALALFTLTMFYFFSNSKIDTIPVPGSVGNFPGGPGSPSNQQQAPGTIPKSPDAGNNVNFPGQQAPVAEEGDTALTKDDAPAQKPAGDAPAVPAPQTPKEGPASGQLAEAPLAMSPNDPGWNNLQGTAPGPRMNATFVTLARNQDVWEIAESIRQVEDRFNRRYNYDWVFLNDKPFDEQFKKVTTSLCSGKTHYGLIPEEHWSFPEWIDQEKARKVREDMHERKIIYGDSISYRHMCRFESGFFFRQELMMNYEYYWRVEPSVKLFCDIHYDPFRVMHENNKKYSFVLSLYEYIDTIPTLWASTKKFMQNHPEHISSDNSMRFLSDDGGENYNKCHFWSNFEVGSLSWLRSKPYLDFFESLDKDGGFFYERWGDAPVHSIAAGLLLKKEQIHFFEDIAYYHVPFTHCPTDEQRRLDLRCHCNPDNNFDWKGYSCTSRFFELNGMEKPKGYEKQQ, encoded by the exons ATGGCTGCAGGTCATACGCGCTACGTGCGCTATATTGCGCTCGCGCTTTTC ACGCTCACTATGTtctacttcttctccaaTTCCAAGATCGATACCATCCCCGTTCCTGGCAGTGTCGGTAACTTCCCAGGCGGTCCTGGAAGCCCCAGCAACCAGCAGCAAGCTCCTGGCACCATCCCCAAGTCCCCCGATGCCGGTAACAACGTCAACTTCCCTGGCCAGCAAGCAcctgttgctgaggagggaGACACTGCCCTCACTAAGGACGATGCTCCCGCACAGAAGCCTGCTGGCGATGCCCCCGCTGTTCCTGCTCCTCAGACTCCCAAGGAGGGTCCTGCTTCAGGCCAGCTTGCTGAGGCTCCTCTGGCTATGTCCCCCAACGACCCTGGCTGGAACAACCTCCAGGGCACTGCTCCCGGTCCCCGTATGAACGCTACATTTGTTACTCTTGCCCGAAACCAGGACGTTTGGGAGATTGCCGAGTCCATTCGACAAGTCGAGGATCGTTTCAATCGCCGATACAACTACGACTGGGTCTTCCTCAACGATAAACCTTTCGATGAGCAGTTCAAGAAGGTTACCACCTCTCTCTGCTCTGGTAAGACTCACTATGGTCTGATTCCCGAGGAACACTGGTCTTTCCCTGAGTGGATTGACCAGGAGAAGGCCCGCAAGGTCCGTGAGGATATGCACGAGCGAAAGATTATCTACGGTGATTCCATCAGCTACCGTCATATGTGCCGATTCGAGTCTGGTTTCTTCTTCCGACAGGAACTCATGATGAACTACGAGTACTACTGGCGTGTTGAGCCCTctgtcaagctcttctgcGACATCCACTACGACCCCTTCCGTGTCATGCAcgagaacaacaagaagTACAGTTtcgttctctctctctacgAGTACATCGACACTATTCCCACCCTCTGGGCTAGCACCAAGAAGTTCATGCAGAACCACCCTGAGCATATCTCTTCCGATAACTCTATGCGCTTCCTCAGTGATGACGGTGGCGAGAACTACAACAAGTGCCATTTC TGGTCCAACTTTGAGGTTGGTAGCTTGTCCTGGCTCCGCAGCAAGCCTTATCTCGATTTCTTCGAGTCTCTTGATAAGGACGGTGGTTTCTTCTACGAGCGATGGGGTGATGCTCCTGTCCACTCCATTGCTGCTGGTCTTCTCCTTAAGAAGGAGCAGATTCACTTCTTCGAGGACATCGCCTACTACCACGTTCCTTTCACTCACTGCCCCACTGACGAGCAGCGACGTCTGGATCTCCGTTGCCACTGCAACCCTGATAACAACTTTGACTGGAAGGGTTACTCTT GCACTTCTCGATTCTTCGAGCTCAACGGCATGGAGAAGCCCAAGGGCTACGAGAAGCAGCAGTAG